A single Tenacibaculum sp. Bg11-29 DNA region contains:
- a CDS encoding CPBP family intramembrane glutamic endopeptidase: protein MKNIYILKQIILFTFFITILLITNNFVKDYLLSNNITSYNTYLFTRIISNLLLATVSFIVAKKLNLFKLGGLTKIEPKKPWLIIFPLVFLVLLNGLFLDSIPSYSISNLLMLAIYCISIGISEELSLRSVLLPLFSKYFGDNKKAQIKAVFIAALLFGLLHLIKFDKGIYGEISQVFFASFIGVMFGAILLVIKRIYPLIIIHAVIDFVAKLDSIGKPIKEVITNPMDLGSAVLSILLTFPCLIYGIYVLKKRLN, encoded by the coding sequence ATGAAAAACATATATATATTAAAACAAATTATTCTCTTTACATTTTTTATTACCATTCTTTTAATAACTAATAATTTTGTAAAAGATTATTTACTAAGTAATAATATTACCTCATATAACACTTACTTATTTACAAGAATAATTAGTAATTTACTACTAGCTACGGTATCCTTTATAGTAGCAAAAAAACTAAACTTATTTAAACTTGGTGGATTAACTAAAATAGAACCTAAAAAACCATGGTTAATCATTTTCCCTCTAGTCTTTTTAGTTTTATTAAACGGTTTGTTTTTAGATTCGATTCCAAGTTATAGTATTTCAAACCTGCTAATGTTAGCTATTTACTGTATAAGTATTGGCATTTCAGAAGAGTTAAGTTTAAGAAGTGTATTACTTCCTTTATTTTCTAAATATTTCGGAGACAATAAAAAAGCACAGATAAAAGCTGTTTTTATAGCAGCTTTATTATTTGGTTTATTACATCTAATTAAATTTGACAAAGGAATTTATGGAGAAATTTCTCAAGTATTTTTCGCATCATTTATTGGAGTAATGTTTGGTGCAATTTTATTAGTGATAAAAAGAATTTACCCATTAATTATCATACACGCTGTTATAGATTTTGTTGCAAAATTAGATTCAATTGGGAAACCTATAAAAGAAGTTATTACCAATCCTATGGATTTAGGAAGCGCTGTACTAAGTATATTATTAACTTTCCCTTGTTTAATTTATGGTATATATGTTCTAAAAAAACGTCTAAATTAA
- a CDS encoding outer membrane beta-barrel protein, which yields MRFIITTLLLFFGVTTVFAQHSISGKITDQKKQVLPYTNIILYKIGNEANPKGSVSDDNGNYSFKDIANGKYKITISTLGFKTEIGKEFELSTNKIFNFILKEDNQTLNEVVIKSKRPVIKQTAEKLVVDLEKSEMLNSSLQDVMRKVPGVLVTNNGISIAGKGGVRILINGKTTEYMDVETLLRDFPADNIAKIEVIEQPGAEYDAAGSGAIINIILKKNVRLGTHGSVTGWVGEDEGFEYGTKVSIASYKNKLNWQTSFGHSKPTWRDDLFLVRTVGNETYDQTTKSPYNPNRFNVSVNVDYYINDNNSIGIGGRWNTRKSNRITSSKTIISNVNSTNTLFSENSYDRDRIDFNISPYYEYKSDTDKLVIDFNYINYKNDNTNTLYDITGSTLPFQDRRYIQDGKYTIKTSKIDYSKTFSDNLKVSIGSKYAIVNTDSDLQSLFENNSNGFDLDQESSSQFLVDETIFAIYSKVNATSGKWSFSGGLRYEDSKTDGISNFIKNGVPTYEIKRRPIQKLFPSASISKKVTEKLGTSLSYSYRVRRPSYGSLNSFEEYLDPFSAEEGNPNLKPAFTNNYQFNLTYDGQPFFTIGYSETDDVIFDLIKQDNATKQIRQQAVNVENYTNWNFRLFAPLSFIKEVEGYTGFIVNNNIYESATHGVDLSKWNLFWFIQASYKLPLDVNFEMSGNYGTGALEDQIQVGWLAGLDFSFGKKFINDKLKVNLGFNKILNRGFNGTIDYGNGSAKVESNGSRQNIQLRLVYSFGSKFGKKKSKRNSSREEENRIQDNN from the coding sequence ATGAGATTTATAATCACTACTTTATTATTATTTTTTGGAGTTACTACTGTATTTGCACAACACAGCATTTCAGGAAAAATTACTGATCAAAAAAAACAAGTTTTACCCTACACAAATATTATACTTTATAAAATTGGCAACGAAGCAAATCCAAAAGGATCAGTCTCTGACGATAACGGAAATTACTCTTTTAAAGATATAGCTAATGGTAAATATAAAATAACCATTTCTACCTTAGGCTTTAAAACAGAAATAGGCAAAGAGTTTGAATTATCAACAAATAAAATATTCAACTTTATATTAAAAGAAGATAATCAAACATTAAACGAAGTAGTTATCAAATCTAAAAGACCAGTTATTAAGCAAACTGCGGAAAAATTAGTAGTTGATTTAGAGAAATCTGAAATGCTAAATTCTAGCCTACAAGATGTAATGCGAAAAGTCCCTGGTGTTTTGGTTACAAATAACGGAATTTCAATTGCAGGAAAAGGTGGGGTTAGAATTCTTATCAACGGAAAAACTACAGAATACATGGATGTGGAAACTTTATTAAGAGATTTTCCTGCCGATAATATTGCCAAAATTGAAGTTATAGAACAACCCGGAGCGGAATATGATGCTGCTGGTTCTGGTGCAATTATTAATATTATTTTAAAGAAAAATGTACGTTTAGGAACTCACGGAAGCGTTACAGGTTGGGTTGGTGAAGATGAAGGTTTTGAATACGGAACAAAAGTTTCGATAGCTAGCTACAAAAACAAACTAAATTGGCAAACAAGTTTCGGGCATTCTAAACCAACTTGGAGAGATGATTTATTTTTAGTTAGAACTGTTGGTAATGAAACCTATGATCAAACTACAAAATCACCTTATAATCCGAATCGTTTTAATGTAAGTGTAAATGTAGATTACTATATTAATGATAATAATTCAATAGGAATTGGAGGGCGATGGAATACTAGAAAATCTAATAGAATTACAAGTAGTAAGACTATAATTTCTAATGTAAATTCTACAAACACATTGTTTTCAGAAAATAGTTATGATAGAGATCGTATTGATTTTAACATAAGTCCTTATTATGAATACAAGTCTGACACGGATAAACTAGTTATTGATTTTAACTATATAAATTACAAAAACGACAATACTAATACGTTATACGACATTACTGGTAGCACACTTCCTTTTCAAGATAGAAGATATATACAAGATGGAAAATACACTATAAAAACGTCTAAAATAGATTATTCTAAAACCTTTTCTGATAATTTAAAGGTAAGTATAGGTAGTAAATACGCAATCGTAAATACTGATAGTGACTTACAATCATTATTTGAAAACAACTCAAACGGATTCGATTTAGATCAAGAAAGTAGTAGTCAGTTTTTAGTTGATGAAACTATTTTCGCAATATACTCTAAAGTAAATGCAACCTCAGGTAAATGGTCTTTTTCTGGTGGATTACGTTATGAAGACAGTAAGACTGACGGAATATCGAACTTTATAAAAAACGGAGTTCCTACATATGAAATTAAAAGAAGACCAATTCAAAAACTATTCCCAAGTGCCTCTATAAGTAAAAAAGTAACAGAGAAGTTAGGTACAAGTTTATCTTATAGCTATAGGGTTCGAAGACCATCATATGGGAGTTTAAATTCGTTTGAAGAGTATTTAGATCCGTTTTCTGCAGAAGAAGGAAACCCTAATTTAAAACCTGCTTTCACTAATAATTATCAATTTAATTTAACTTATGATGGGCAGCCCTTTTTTACAATTGGCTATAGCGAAACTGATGATGTAATTTTTGATTTAATAAAACAAGACAATGCAACAAAACAAATAAGACAGCAAGCTGTTAATGTAGAAAACTATACTAATTGGAACTTTAGATTATTTGCTCCATTAAGTTTTATAAAAGAAGTTGAAGGTTATACGGGCTTTATTGTAAATAATAACATTTATGAATCAGCTACTCATGGTGTAGATTTATCTAAATGGAATTTATTTTGGTTTATTCAAGCAAGCTACAAACTCCCTTTAGATGTAAACTTTGAAATGAGTGGGAATTACGGAACTGGTGCTTTAGAAGATCAAATACAAGTAGGTTGGCTAGCAGGCTTAGATTTCTCTTTTGGTAAAAAATTTATTAATGATAAACTAAAAGTAAATCTTGGATTCAATAAAATACTGAATAGAGGTTTTAATGGAACAATTGATTATGGAAACGGTTCTGCTAAAGTAGAAAGCAATGGTTCACGTCAAAACATTCAATTACGTTTAGTATATAGTTTCGGATCTAAATTTGGTAAGAAAAAATCGAAACGTAATTCATCTAGAGAAGAGGAAAATAGAATTCAAGACAATAACTAA
- a CDS encoding tetratricopeptide repeat protein produces the protein MSDTCITQIENYWKIKTKNATNLFNQGNYHEALTNYNDALYRAEVLTKNTKFCKGVGIPFIQVYIISCNNLANTYKKLNEPEKAIKMIKKTVYYLLYLTKNNQSNMQEIQSELRKATINYFNLTKTIKYTDNEEYLMFVLKENYKNPTPTRNTRHKNTKNA, from the coding sequence ATGAGCGACACCTGTATAACTCAAATAGAAAATTATTGGAAAATAAAAACTAAAAATGCTACAAATTTATTTAATCAAGGAAACTACCACGAAGCATTAACCAACTATAATGATGCCCTTTACCGAGCAGAGGTACTAACAAAAAATACAAAATTTTGTAAAGGTGTTGGCATTCCTTTTATTCAAGTTTATATAATTTCATGTAATAACCTTGCCAACACCTATAAAAAACTAAATGAACCGGAAAAAGCTATTAAAATGATAAAAAAAACGGTTTATTATTTATTGTATTTAACAAAAAATAATCAGAGTAATATGCAAGAAATTCAATCAGAGTTACGAAAAGCAACCATCAATTATTTTAATCTTACAAAGACTATTAAATACACAGATAACGAAGAGTATTTAATGTTTGTTTTAAAAGAAAATTATAAAAACCCAACCCCTACTCGTAATACTCGTCACAAAAACACTAAAAATGCATAA
- the rbfA gene encoding 30S ribosome-binding factor RbfA, whose translation MEETNRQRKIAGVLQEDLVDVLQRAAQDGMKGVIISVSKVSVTADLGVAKVYLSVFPSDKRDEIIKGVVSNTSSIRYEMAKRTRHQLRRMPELLFFGDDSLDYIEDIDNSLKGGDVDPIKNPDVLPRRQKR comes from the coding sequence ATGGAAGAAACGAATAGGCAACGAAAAATTGCAGGAGTATTACAAGAAGATCTAGTAGATGTTTTACAGCGTGCTGCACAAGATGGAATGAAGGGAGTGATTATATCGGTATCTAAAGTTTCGGTAACTGCCGATTTAGGAGTAGCTAAAGTTTATTTAAGCGTTTTTCCTTCTGATAAAAGAGATGAAATTATAAAAGGTGTGGTATCTAATACATCATCAATTCGTTATGAAATGGCGAAAAGAACAAGACATCAATTAAGAAGAATGCCAGAGTTGTTATTTTTTGGAGATGATAGTTTAGATTATATTGAAGATATTGATAACTCTTTAAAAGGAGGTGATGTAGATCCAATTAAAAATCCTGATGTTTTACCACGTCGTCAAAAACGTTAA
- a CDS encoding LytTR family DNA-binding domain-containing protein, whose amino-acid sequence MKILILEDEIPAYQKLVNYLTLFFDEEISHDLARSNKEGKELISKNKYDFILSDIQLLDGISFDLFDDVSIDCPIIFCSAHDEYLFKAFNTNGIAYILKPYSKSDFNKAIEKYQSLFNQGKYNALNTDTLSNLKSALQEENTSYKKRFVIKKTSGIQLLNIVDISLIEASGDFCIAIDNSGKRYTISQSLGGIFQQLNPTKFFKINRSEIVNIDFIEKIESHFKNRLLITMKGVKEKPMTSSSITSDFRKWLEN is encoded by the coding sequence ATGAAAATTTTAATTTTAGAAGACGAAATACCAGCTTATCAAAAATTAGTAAATTATTTAACCCTTTTTTTTGACGAAGAAATATCTCACGATTTAGCACGCTCAAATAAAGAAGGGAAAGAATTAATTTCTAAAAATAAATATGATTTTATTTTATCTGATATTCAATTATTAGATGGAATATCTTTCGACTTATTTGATGATGTTTCTATTGACTGTCCTATAATTTTTTGCTCTGCTCACGATGAATATTTATTTAAAGCATTCAATACAAACGGAATTGCATACATTTTAAAACCATATTCTAAATCTGATTTTAATAAAGCCATAGAAAAGTACCAATCTTTGTTTAATCAAGGTAAATACAATGCTTTAAACACAGATACATTATCTAACTTAAAATCTGCTTTACAAGAAGAAAACACTTCTTATAAAAAACGTTTTGTTATCAAAAAAACATCTGGAATTCAATTATTAAATATTGTAGATATTAGCTTAATTGAAGCGTCTGGAGATTTTTGTATTGCTATAGATAATTCAGGAAAAAGATATACTATTTCTCAATCTTTAGGAGGTATTTTTCAGCAATTAAACCCAACCAAATTTTTTAAAATTAATCGAAGTGAAATTGTAAATATTGATTTTATCGAAAAAATAGAAAGTCATTTTAAAAACCGGCTCTTAATCACAATGAAAGGTGTAAAAGAAAAACCAATGACAAGTTCTTCTATTACTTCTGATTTTAGAAAATGGCTAGAAAATTAA
- a CDS encoding ABC transporter permease — translation MKFSLYIAKRYLFSKTSTNAINIITFIAVFGVVIGALALFVILSGYSGLRTFSEAMLSVSDPDIKITTVKGKSFKYSEEVHQKLIQDTEISAVSKIIEERVFLKYKNKSQVAYIKGVDENYKNVIPTDSLLTMGTWIDPEFKNTAVIGYGISYKLSLSILNFGEPLQILVPKPGKGFVNANNAYKSVSTQIIGAYSGAEEFENKYVFTELSLAQELLNYDENQISGIALKLKSGIDLDDFQEQLQNHLGAAFNVQTRAQLNSLHYKVINTERFITYLIFTLILAIALFNVIGSIIMMIIDKRKNLKTLYSLGTSIDQIKKIFVLQGFLLTIVGMIVGLVLGIILVLIQQRYELFMITENFAYPVEFRWMNLLTIIITILTLGYIAARIASSRISKKFIEK, via the coding sequence TTGAAATTTTCTTTATACATAGCTAAAAGATACCTGTTTTCTAAAACAAGCACAAACGCAATAAATATAATTACATTTATTGCTGTTTTTGGTGTTGTTATAGGAGCGTTAGCGTTGTTCGTTATTTTATCTGGATATTCAGGATTAAGAACATTTAGCGAGGCTATGCTTAGCGTATCTGATCCTGATATAAAAATAACAACGGTTAAAGGGAAGTCTTTTAAATATTCAGAGGAAGTTCATCAAAAATTAATTCAGGATACTGAAATAAGTGCAGTTTCAAAAATTATAGAAGAGCGTGTTTTTTTAAAATATAAAAATAAAAGCCAAGTAGCATACATAAAAGGAGTTGATGAAAATTATAAAAACGTTATTCCTACTGATTCTCTATTAACGATGGGGACTTGGATTGATCCTGAGTTTAAAAATACAGCTGTTATAGGTTACGGAATTTCATATAAATTGTCGTTAAGTATTTTAAATTTTGGTGAGCCTTTACAGATTTTAGTGCCAAAACCAGGAAAGGGTTTTGTAAATGCAAATAATGCTTATAAATCTGTGTCTACTCAAATAATTGGCGCCTATTCTGGGGCAGAAGAATTTGAAAATAAATATGTTTTTACAGAGTTGTCTTTAGCGCAAGAATTATTGAACTATGATGAAAATCAAATTTCAGGAATAGCGCTTAAGCTAAAATCAGGGATCGATTTAGATGATTTTCAAGAACAATTACAAAATCATTTAGGAGCTGCTTTTAACGTGCAAACAAGGGCTCAGTTAAATTCGCTACACTACAAAGTTATTAATACCGAAAGATTTATTACCTACTTAATTTTTACGTTAATACTAGCGATTGCTTTGTTTAACGTAATTGGGTCAATAATTATGATGATTATTGACAAGCGTAAAAATCTTAAGACTTTATATAGCTTAGGAACTAGTATTGATCAGATAAAAAAAATATTTGTACTACAAGGTTTTTTATTAACAATTGTAGGTATGATTGTAGGATTGGTTTTAGGTATTATTTTGGTTTTAATTCAACAGCGTTACGAATTGTTCATGATTACCGAAAATTTTGCATATCCTGTTGAATTTAGATGGATGAATTTATTAACTATTATTATTACAATCTTAACGCTAGGTTATATAGCAGCTAGAATAGCAAGTTCAAGAATATCTAAGAAATTTATTGAGAAATAG
- a CDS encoding NADPH-dependent FMN reductase gives MHKKITIIIGSLRRGSYARKIALNVLDMFPEDFEVKIIEIRNLPLYNFDYDDPLETDFPIPKEYTEFRNTIKSSDGILFVTPENNRTIPACLKNVVDICSKPNHDVAWKNKPNAIISHSVGKMGGYSSQKNLRLALSYFDMPTVQQPEVFLGNSPTYFDKNGTLSAVRTKKFLQDYINRFSQLVKK, from the coding sequence ATGCATAAAAAAATAACCATAATCATTGGTAGTTTACGTAGAGGTTCTTACGCACGCAAAATAGCACTAAATGTACTCGATATGTTTCCTGAAGATTTCGAAGTAAAAATTATTGAGATCAGGAACTTACCATTATATAATTTCGATTATGACGACCCATTAGAAACCGATTTCCCAATACCTAAAGAATATACAGAGTTTCGAAACACCATAAAATCCTCTGATGGAATTCTATTTGTAACCCCAGAAAATAATCGCACAATCCCAGCTTGCTTAAAAAATGTTGTTGATATTTGCTCGAAACCCAATCATGATGTAGCCTGGAAAAACAAACCAAATGCAATTATAAGTCATTCGGTTGGAAAAATGGGCGGCTACAGCTCACAAAAAAATCTTCGCTTAGCACTATCTTACTTTGATATGCCAACTGTTCAACAACCTGAAGTCTTTTTAGGTAACTCCCCGACTTATTTTGATAAAAACGGAACTCTTAGCGCGGTTCGAACCAAAAAGTTTTTACAAGATTATATCAATAGATTTAGCCAATTAGTTAAAAAATAA
- the dusB gene encoding tRNA dihydrouridine synthase DusB gives MVKIGDIELPDFPLLLAPMEDVSDPPFRALCKENGADVVYTEFISSEGLIRDAAKSVMKLDIYEKERPVGIQIFGANLESMLKTVEIVEKSNPDIIDINFGCPVKKVVSKGAGAGILKDIDLMVSLTEAMVKHTNLPVTVKTRLGWDHDSIKIVEVAERLQDVGCAAISIHGRTRAQMYKGDADWSLISEVKNNQRMHIPVFGNGDVTSPEKAMEMRDKYGLDGCMIGRAAIGYPWFFNEVKHYFKTGEYLAKPTISQRVETARRHLQMAIDWKGPVLGVFETRRHYTNYFKGIPHFKEYRMKMVTSDDAKDVFAAFDEVEAKFGNMIIPEIR, from the coding sequence ATGGTAAAAATTGGAGATATAGAACTTCCTGATTTCCCGCTATTATTAGCACCGATGGAAGATGTGAGTGACCCACCGTTTAGAGCTTTGTGTAAAGAGAACGGTGCTGATGTGGTTTATACTGAATTTATTTCTTCGGAAGGACTGATTCGTGACGCTGCAAAAAGCGTAATGAAATTAGATATTTACGAAAAAGAACGCCCTGTTGGAATACAGATTTTTGGTGCCAATTTAGAATCGATGCTAAAAACTGTTGAGATTGTAGAAAAATCGAACCCTGATATTATTGATATTAACTTTGGGTGCCCTGTTAAGAAAGTAGTCTCTAAAGGTGCTGGTGCAGGAATTTTAAAAGATATCGATTTAATGGTATCACTTACTGAAGCCATGGTAAAACACACCAATTTACCGGTTACCGTAAAAACTCGTTTAGGTTGGGATCATGATTCTATTAAAATTGTAGAAGTAGCTGAACGCTTACAAGATGTTGGTTGTGCTGCAATTTCTATTCATGGACGTACTCGTGCACAAATGTATAAAGGTGATGCAGATTGGTCGTTAATCTCTGAAGTTAAAAATAATCAAAGAATGCATATTCCTGTGTTTGGTAATGGTGATGTTACTTCACCAGAGAAAGCAATGGAAATGCGTGATAAATACGGATTAGATGGCTGTATGATTGGTAGAGCGGCTATTGGATACCCTTGGTTTTTTAACGAAGTAAAGCATTATTTTAAAACAGGTGAATATTTAGCAAAGCCTACAATTTCACAACGAGTAGAAACGGCTCGTAGACATTTACAAATGGCTATTGATTGGAAAGGCCCTGTTTTAGGAGTTTTTGAAACTAGAAGACATTATACAAATTATTTTAAAGGAATTCCTCATTTTAAAGAATACCGAATGAAAATGGTAACGTCTGATGATGCAAAAGATGTTTTTGCTGCTTTTGATGAAGTGGAAGCTAAGTTTGGGAATATGATTATTCCAGAAATTAGGTAA
- the lepA gene encoding translation elongation factor 4: MKKIRNFCIIAHIDHGKSTLADRLLDYTGAVTEREKKSQLLDSMDLERERGITIKSHAIQMNYTHEGEDYILNLIDTPGHVDFSYEVSRSIAACEGALLIVDAAQSIQAQTISNLYLALDNDLEIIPVLNKVDLPSANPEEVTDDIVDLLGCEPEDVIHASGKTGFGVGNILAAIIAKVPPPQGNPDAPLKALIFDSVYNSYRGIETYFRVIDGSIKKNQRIKFMSTGTEYKADEVGTLKLEQEAKQEVKTGDVGYLITGIKVAKEVKVGDTITDFENPTESLIDGFEDVKPMVFAGIYPVDTEDYEELRNSMEKLQLNDASLVFQPESSVALGFGFRCGFLGMLHMEIIQERLEREFNMTVITTVPNVSYHAYTKKNPEEIVLLNNPTDLPDPSRLEKVEEPFIKASIITKSDFVGQVMSLCIEKRGEIVNQTYLTTERVELTFDMPLAEIVFDFYDRLKTVSKGYASFDYAPIGMRESKLVRVDILLNGDPVDALSALLHADNAYVIGKKIVEKLKELIPRQQFDIPIQAAIGAKIIARETTKALRKDVTAKCYGGDISRKRKLLEKQKKGKKRMRQVGNVEIPQEAFMAVLKLND; this comes from the coding sequence ATGAAGAAAATTAGAAATTTTTGCATTATAGCACATATTGATCACGGTAAAAGTACACTTGCCGATAGGTTATTAGATTATACTGGAGCTGTAACTGAGAGAGAAAAAAAATCTCAACTACTAGATAGTATGGATTTGGAGCGTGAACGTGGTATTACCATTAAATCGCATGCAATTCAAATGAATTATACTCACGAAGGTGAAGATTATATTTTAAATTTAATAGATACACCTGGTCACGTAGATTTTTCTTACGAAGTTTCTCGTTCTATTGCAGCTTGTGAAGGAGCATTGCTAATTGTTGATGCTGCACAAAGTATTCAAGCACAAACAATTTCTAATTTATATTTAGCTTTAGATAATGATTTGGAAATTATTCCTGTATTAAATAAAGTTGATTTACCATCGGCAAACCCAGAAGAGGTAACTGATGATATTGTAGATTTATTAGGTTGTGAACCAGAAGATGTAATTCATGCAAGTGGAAAAACAGGTTTTGGTGTTGGTAATATTTTAGCTGCTATTATAGCTAAAGTACCGCCACCACAAGGAAACCCTGATGCACCTTTAAAAGCATTAATTTTTGATTCAGTTTACAATTCTTATAGAGGAATTGAAACTTACTTTAGAGTAATTGATGGTTCTATTAAAAAGAATCAGCGTATTAAGTTTATGTCAACGGGTACCGAATATAAAGCAGATGAAGTTGGTACTTTAAAGCTAGAGCAAGAGGCAAAGCAAGAAGTGAAAACAGGAGATGTAGGGTATTTAATTACAGGTATTAAAGTTGCAAAAGAAGTAAAGGTAGGAGATACTATTACTGATTTTGAAAACCCAACTGAAAGCCTTATTGATGGTTTTGAAGATGTAAAGCCAATGGTTTTTGCGGGTATTTACCCTGTAGATACTGAAGATTACGAAGAACTTCGTAATTCGATGGAAAAATTACAATTAAATGATGCTTCTTTGGTATTTCAACCAGAAAGTTCAGTAGCTTTAGGTTTTGGTTTTCGATGTGGATTCTTAGGAATGTTACATATGGAAATTATTCAAGAACGTTTAGAACGTGAATTTAATATGACTGTGATTACCACGGTTCCTAACGTTTCTTATCACGCATATACGAAGAAAAATCCTGAGGAAATTGTATTGCTAAATAATCCAACAGATTTACCAGACCCATCGAGATTAGAGAAAGTAGAAGAGCCTTTTATTAAAGCCTCTATTATTACAAAATCTGATTTTGTAGGACAAGTAATGTCGCTTTGTATTGAGAAAAGAGGAGAGATAGTAAATCAAACATATTTAACAACAGAAAGAGTAGAGCTGACTTTTGATATGCCTTTAGCAGAAATAGTATTCGATTTTTACGATCGATTAAAAACCGTTTCTAAAGGATATGCGTCTTTTGATTACGCACCGATAGGTATGAGAGAATCGAAATTAGTTCGTGTAGATATTTTATTAAATGGTGACCCTGTTGATGCACTTTCTGCATTATTACATGCAGACAATGCTTATGTGATAGGTAAAAAAATTGTAGAAAAATTAAAGGAACTAATACCAAGACAACAGTTTGATATTCCTATTCAAGCTGCAATTGGAGCAAAAATTATTGCCAGAGAAACAACGAAAGCATTACGTAAAGATGTAACAGCAAAATGTTATGGAGGTGATATTTCTAGAAAACGTAAATTATTAGAGAAGCAGAAAAAAGGTAAGAAAAGAATGCGTCAGGTAGGTAATGTAGAAATTCCACAAGAAGCATTTATGGCAGTTTTAAAGCTAAATGATTAA
- a CDS encoding sensor histidine kinase, protein MNIKPNKSDWIILSIIYGVTIVLNCVDYYRIGNKLIEYFIDLPSSTIISISIILIFIQILVPQFLIKEKKYFLFFFFALFLLTFFGTLDNLIGRLSAGKTLKSIPNIYLYLQNGLYNATDMVGFPLGLILIKKFYEGQTQISKFEKQQKENELKLLRSQIDPHFLFNNLNTLDSLIDSNPEKAKEYINRLSLIYRYLIQTKDAEVMELSEELKFAENYVFLIKTRFGNDYSFSIDKETLTKDRFIPTGAIQTLLENVVKHNKPEKNVAIRTFITIEENVLKIVNKKSNIIPKNDSLSTGLNNLKTRYQLLSDKKVVIINTNKEFNVSIPIINLSEEN, encoded by the coding sequence ATGAATATCAAACCTAATAAATCAGATTGGATAATACTATCCATAATATATGGTGTTACCATTGTATTAAATTGTGTAGATTATTATAGAATTGGAAATAAATTAATTGAATATTTTATCGATTTACCAAGTTCTACAATAATATCAATTTCTATAATTCTTATTTTTATTCAAATACTAGTACCACAGTTTTTAATAAAAGAAAAAAAATACTTTCTATTTTTTTTCTTTGCTTTATTCCTATTAACATTTTTTGGCACTTTAGATAATTTAATAGGAAGACTTAGTGCTGGAAAAACACTTAAAAGTATACCAAATATTTATTTATATCTACAAAATGGTTTATACAACGCTACAGATATGGTAGGTTTTCCATTAGGATTAATTCTAATAAAAAAATTCTATGAAGGGCAAACACAAATTTCTAAATTTGAAAAACAACAAAAAGAGAACGAACTAAAACTTTTACGATCTCAAATAGATCCTCATTTTTTGTTTAATAATTTAAACACCTTAGATTCTTTAATTGATTCTAACCCAGAAAAGGCTAAAGAATACATTAATCGTTTATCATTAATTTATCGCTATTTAATACAAACTAAAGATGCTGAAGTTATGGAACTATCAGAAGAATTAAAGTTTGCTGAAAACTATGTTTTCCTAATAAAAACACGCTTTGGTAATGATTATAGTTTTTCTATTGATAAAGAAACCTTAACAAAAGATAGATTTATTCCAACTGGCGCAATTCAAACTCTATTAGAAAACGTAGTAAAGCATAACAAACCAGAAAAAAATGTTGCCATCAGAACATTTATCACCATTGAAGAAAATGTTTTAAAAATAGTAAATAAAAAATCTAATATTATACCAAAAAACGATTCTCTTAGTACTGGTTTAAACAATTTAAAAACTCGCTATCAACTACTTTCTGATAAAAAAGTAGTTATTATAAATACTAACAAAGAATTTAACGTATCAATTCCTATTATTAATTTAAGTGAAGAAAATTAA